A genomic stretch from Strongyloides ratti genome assembly S_ratti_ED321, chromosome : 1 includes:
- a CDS encoding Rabconnectin-3B: protein MLINSWNNILFIPRLTGRQSREKFGDKPKDIGGFDHPWVFAVLKGCQVSPLSPLQNVCFYFENERNTVYRGDQNGNLSIWHLPKQCDPLIEEYLRTKRPVLYEANASQSMQSLWNLMSNNTPPSISEVEEGKQITSSLYIHHQGNLVLGREDGSIVLRYSIHALMRQLLDFNTPESRKTRILHGHYTAVTALLYPHDECSRYDTSILVSGGNDFSVIVWNIYTGTKVHRFNVQGGPILKLMITPNNATKKVQNCICSIAKDNSVALLSLKDNSCLVLASRQLTPIVDVKFRPLDDFMLVKCEDTSIFVWQMETGNLERIITGLYVDEIMDACDEQIGLYDVNDSAGAAQAVQLLRAIKNKNLNVVKKFVTQNERESDDHDLEEINVPPPIKIQQLKKISNDAYMIIIDLQSLIMGLLAMDKEFNKTKKKENTNESTEITPIQKRISLGSNKGSGTNKKFDTSLENFNVYIDTANLLISLLHAWNVDLDLDEKIISTLNLHKPKYPINYGIISRNHSFVSLYLPMAGPKVLKSQPIPAELMSFTTFSKQVHWHLSSSITTLHLLSIIAISNTIMSMKDSTLKHASAPILTRRRGSVICQLPSNKTSELVNDTEIRNKKQVWSLILSLHCVSLYDMIEHKKDFCHPRIELLARKWQDSCIEIREAAQTLLIRELKQLKTKGREELITAWSLFLPSNVDKKNSIFSLSRNCSTSMSGSIGTFVSSKPLATEMIVPPTSRVPPVRPPPPIPPRPNISAKNNVNDTESILKERNITLPSIKTCEGLQQFYKNQASAIVILGVIGAHFSTDLSFHPDLARAASHSLLELLIASPSPLLPIETPLRRAAIDLLGKGFTVWQPHLDISKVLLGLLELASSGENTEDTIPGSPTFPLTPAADACRTAKHALSLIASVRPHALILALSTEVARFNSATQHQTIQQSFVSPLVKANVEILRIIEQLTEKQYNDIIDLIIPVGDILVHCLEPPILKTTPLVKLFPPIAKFHMVAYCAQSRRIGFGGKNGKIVIHDLKTSKTLSIQAHNQPITAIDFSPDGKVLAVYCATEAKISLWQSQQSFLGMGPGQVKCIKSMNAPAEFPIQNPGETLQIFKAKLVFNGSKALTLVLPNGKESRFTLT, encoded by the exons atgttaataaatagttggaataatattctttttattcc ccGTTTAACTGGTAGACAGTCTCGAGAAAAATTTGGAGACAAACCTAAGGATATCGGAGGATTTGATCATCCATGGGTATTTGCAGTTTTGAAAGGTTGTCAGGTTTCACCATTGTCACCACTTCAAAatgtatgtttttattttgaaaatgaaaGGAATACTGTTTATCGTGGAGATCAAAATGGAAATTTATCTATTTGGCACTTGCCAAAACAATGTGATCCTTTAATTGAAGAATATTTAAGAACAAAAAGACCTGTTTTATATGAGGCAAATGCAAGCCAAAGTATGCAATCTTTATGGAATTTGATGTCGAACAATACACCACCTTCAATAAGTGAAGTTGAAGAAGGAAAACAAATAACATCTTCTTTGTATATTCATCACCAAGGAAATTTAGTTTTAGGAAGAGAAGATGGATCAATTGTTTTACGATATTCAATACATGCACTTATGAGACAGCTATTGGATTTTAATACGCCAGAATCCAGAAAAACAAGGATACTACATGGACATTATACTGCAGTTACTGCATTATTATATCCTCATGATGAATGTTCTCGATATGACACATCAATTTTGGTTTCTGGAGGAAATGATTTTTCAGTTATAGTTTGGAATATATATACTGGAACCAAAGTACATAGATTTAATGTTCAAGGTGGACCAATATTAAAGTTAATGATAACACCAAACAATGCTAct aaaaaagttCAAAATTGTATTTGTTCTATAGCAAAGGATAATTCAGTTgcattattatctttaaaagataattcaTGTCTTGTATTGGCTTCTAGACAATTGACACCTATTGTTGATGTTAAATTTCGTCCATTGGATGATTTTATGTTAGTAAAATGCGAAGATACTTCAATATTTGTTTGGCAAATGGAAACAGGCAATCTTGAAAGAATTATAACTGGACTGTATGTTGATGAAATTATGGATGCTTGTGATGAACAAATTGGTTTATACGATGTTAATGATAGTGCTGGAGCAGCTCAAGCTGTTCAATTATTAAGagctattaaaaataaaaatttaaacgtCGTAAAGAAATTTGTGACTCAAAATGAGAGAGAATCTGATGATCATGATTTGGAAGAAATTAATGTACCACCACCaataaaaattcaacaattaaaaaaaatttcaaatgatgcttatatgataataatagaTTTACAATCTTTAATAATGGGATTATTAGCAATGGataaagaatttaataaaacaaagaaaaaagaaaataccAATGAGTCAACAGAAATAACTCCTATTCAAAAACGTATATCATTGGGAAGTAATAAGGGATCAGGAacgaataaaaaatttgatactTCTCTGGAAAATTTCAATGTTTACATTGATACTGCGAATCTtctaatatcattattacaTGCATGGAATGTTGATTTAGATCTTGATGAAAAGATAATTTCTACTTTAAATTTGCACAAACCAAAATATCCAATTAATTATGGTATTATTTCCAGAAATCATAGTTTTGTGTCTCTTTATTTACCTATGGCAGGAccaaaagttttaaaaagtcAACCAATACCTGCTGAGTTGATGTCATTCACAACTTTTTCAAAACAAGTTCATTGGCATCTTAGTTCTAGTATTACTACATTACACTTATTGTCAATTATTGCAATTTCAAATACAATAATGTCAATGAAAGATTCAACTTTAAAACATGCATCAGCTCCCATTTTGACAAGACGTCGTGGGTCAGTAATATGTCAATTACCTAGCAACAAAACTTCAGAATTAGTGAATGATACTGAAATcagaaataaaaaacaagtatggtcattaattttatcacttCATTGTGTCTCTTTATATGATATGATTGAacataaaaaagatttttgtCATCCAAGGATTGAGTTATTAGCCAGAAAATGGCAAGATAGTTGCATTGAAATCCGTGAAGCTGCACAAACATTATTGATAAGAGAATTAAAACAACTTAAAACAAAAGGAAGAGAAGAATTAATAACTGCATGGTCATTATTTTTACCATCTAATgtggataaaaaaaatagtatttttagTTTATCACGAAATTGTTCAACTTCAATGTCTGGATCTATTGGTACTTTTGTGTCAAGTAAACCTTTGGCTACAGAAATGATTGTACCACCTACTAGTAGAGTTCCACCAGTTCGACCACCACCTCCAATTCCACCTCGTCCCAATATAAGtgcaaaaaataatgttaatgatacagaatcaattttaaaagaacGAAATATTACATTACCTTCAATAAAGACATGTGAAGGATTACAACAATTCTATAAAAATCAAGCATCAGCCATTGTAATTTTAGGTGTTATTGGAGCTCATTTTTCAACAGATTTATCTTTTCATCCTGATTTAGCTCGTGCAGCTAGTCATTCACTGTTAGAACTTTTAATAGCTTCACCTTCTCCTTTATTGCCTATTGAGACACCTTTACGTCGAGCAGCTATTGATTTATTAGGTAAAGGATTCACTGTTTGGCAACCACATTTAGATATTTCAAAAGTTTTGCTAGGACTACTTGAATTAGCTTCTAGTGGTGAAAACACAGAAGATACTATACCTGGTTCTCCAACATTTCCTTTAACTCCTGCTGCTGATGCTTGCAGAACAGCTAAGCATGCTTTATCTTTAATTGCTTCAGTTAGGCCCCATGCACTTATTTTAGCTTTATCTACTGAAGTTGCCAGATTCAATTCTGCAACTCAACATCAAACAATTCAACAATCTTTTGTATCACCTTTAGTTAAAGCTAATGttgaaattttaagaatCATTGAACAATTAACTGAAAAACAgtataatgatattattgaCCTTATTATTCCTGTTGGTGATATACTTGTTCATTGTCTAGAACCacctattttaaaaacaacaccattagtaaaattatttccaCCAATAGCTAAATTTCATATGGTTGCTTATTGTGCTCAGTCTCGTCGGATAGGTTTTGGAGgtaaaaatggaaaaatagTCATTCATGATTTAAAAACTTCCAAAACATTAAGTATTCAGGCTCATAATCAACCTATAACAGCAATTGATTTTTCACCAGATGGCAAAGTTTTAGCTGTCTATTGTGCTACAGAAGCTAAAATTTCTCTTTGGCAATCTCAACAATCCTTTTTAGGAATGGGACCAGGACAAgttaaatgtattaaatcAATGAATGCTCCAGCAGAATTCCCTATTCAAAATCCTGGAGAAACgcttcaaatttttaaagctaaattagtttttaatGGATCTAAAGCATTAACATTAGTTTTACCTAATGGTAAAGAAAGCCGTTTCACTTTAACTTAA
- a CDS encoding Transcription initiation factor IIE subunit beta, whose product MDATLINQVSQFRQAATKNAFVPQKASSQNSYSTYTSDVNRKRKVVKPEKNEAVLKSQQVSNSANFSVMARIVEYLKKRFLDKLNPLKWGLTLDEILQEMQIYDLNKKAILWLSENLPKNPKITQEEPGKFIFKPPYSISNPSALRNLLQKQMKSGECGLLHSELAECIPDVELFVSKIQQNVISIPTQFNKRKDTVYFYNDPTHDYELDEDFKALWRTIPVSHLDDRRIEEYLKKHNIKSIKDIQPKANNSGVPKRRTRKRANVKQQNVHMDGILEEYAE is encoded by the coding sequence atGGATGCAACATTGATAAATCAAGTTTCACAATTTAGACAAGCTGCTACAAAAAACGCGTTTGTCCCACAAAAAGCATCATCTCAAAATTCTTATTCAACGTATACTTCTGATGTTAATCGTAAAAGAAAAGTTGTTAAGCCAGAAAAAAATGAAGCCGTATTAAAAAGTCAACAAGTATCTAATTCTGCCAATTTTTCTGTCATGGCAAGAATTGTTGAGtatcttaaaaaaagatttttagataaattaaacCCTTTAAAATGGGGTTTAACGTTAGATGAAATTTTACAAGAAATGCAAATTtatgatttaaataaaaaggcAATTTTGTGGCTTAGTGaaaatttaccaaaaaatCCTAAAATAACTCAAGAAGAACCtggaaaatttattttcaaaccACCATATAGCATTTCTAATCCATCTGCATTAAGGAATTTATTACAGAAACAAATGAAAAGTGGTGAATGTGGGTTACTTCATTCAGAATTAGCTGAATGTATTCCTGATGTAGAATTATTTGTTTCAAAAATTCAACAAAACGTCATATCAATTCCTAcacaatttaataaaagaaaagacACTGTGTATTTCTATAATGATCCAACACATGATTATGAATTGGATGAAGATTTTAAAGCTCTATGGAGAACTATACCAGTAAGTCATCTTGATGATAGGAGGATAGAagaatatcttaaaaaacataatataaaaagtattaaagaTATACAGCCAAAAGCAAATAATTCAGGTGTTCCTAAAAGAAGAACTCGTAAAAGGGCTAATGTCAAACAACAAAATGTTCATATGGATGGTATTCTTGAAGAATATgctgaataa
- a CDS encoding Rabconnectin-3B: MTVIQNQQQNNYKSDGTSYPQMLQIPKSNFEIPIVLWGSKPIKNKICQISSLPDNKTILTGSVDGQIVIWRTDPDNSSILQARMMLFGHNSEITTLSPASLNKESKRFVSTNVSGEMCLWDSEEGRCIDSIQSSIYIHRKIIPHDMQHQKSTRLFCCGDYPEIIVMEPNDLTILFTLTSRVEPDWITALAVVRPFEKNDVVIGLSMSGMVKLWSLVDVEKREATNNLNEDESQVLSLKSIHSISCSELNKRIMLIISSNCWQIVDLTDLKPLTVSECKVDAVNGTIIDTDKVAIGFADSNVVLFQLPRSFPTYYNISFLYSLL; the protein is encoded by the exons atgaCTGTTATACAAAATCAgcaacaaaataattataaatctGATGGTACAAGTTATCCACAAATGTTACAAATACCTAAATCAAATTTTGAAATTCCAATTGTGTTATGGGGATCAAAacctataaaaaataaaatttgtcaGATTTCTTCTCTTCCagataataaaacaattttgaCAGGTTCTGTTGATGGGCAAATTGTAATATGGCGGACGGATCCTGATAATAGTTCTATATTACAAGCACGAATGATGCTTTTTGGACATAATTCAGAAATAACTACATTATCACCTGcatcattaaataaagaatcTAAACGTTTTGTATCTACAAATGTTTCTGGAGAGATGTGTTTATGGGATTCTGAAGAAGGACGTTGTATAGATAGTATACAAAGCTCAATATATATTCATCGTAAAATAATACCGCATGATATGCAACATCAAAAATCAACAAGATTATTTTGTTGTGGAGATTATCCAGAAATTATTGTCATGGAACCTAATGATTTAACTATTCTTTTTACATTAACATCACGGGTAGAACCCGATTGGATTACAGCTTTGGCTGTTGTACGAccatttgaaaaaaatgatgtaGTAATTGGATTATCAATGTCAGGAATGGTTAAATTATGGAGTTTAGTAGATGTGGAAAAAAGAGAAgcaacaaataatttaaatgaagaTGAGTCACAagttttatctttaaaaagtatacatTCTATATCATGTAgtgaattaaataaaagaataatgcTAATAATTTCTTCAAATTGTTGGCAAATTGTTGATTTGACTGATTTAAAACCTCTTACTGTTTCTGAATGTAAAGTAGATGCAGTAAATGGAACAATAATAGATACAGATAAAGTTGCAATTGGTTTTGCAGATTCGAATGTTGTATTATTTCAATTACCAAGAAG TTTTCCAACTTATTACAATATTTCATTTCTATATAGTTTGTTGTAA
- a CDS encoding Prefoldin subunit 5 — translation MATQKKYDIDNLTIAQLGQFSKAVEEEITFLQESLDQLKLVKKKFVNSRDTVKSVDPKEANKKYLIPLTETMFVKAKVPNPDEYLIEIGTGYYVQMNRQKSMEYFERKEKYLNDRVQEVEKIINDKRATRQALVSTLQEKVAKQASTTNPQPAQV, via the exons atggctacacaaaaaaaatatgatattgaTAATCTTACCATAGCTCAATTAGGACAATTTTCAAAAGCTGTAGAAGAAGAAATCACATTTCTTCAAGAATCATTAGATCAATTAAAacttgttaaaaaaaagtttgtcAATAGTCGAGATACTGTAAAATCTGTTGATCCTAAGGaagcaaataaaaaatatttaataccATTGACAGAAACA aTGTTTGTTAAAGCAAAAGTTCCTAATCCTgatgaatatttaattgaaattgGTACTGGATATTATGTTCAAATGAACAGACAAAAATCAATGGAATATTTtgaaagaaaagaaaaatatttgaatgaCAGAGTTCAAGaagttgaaaaaattataaatgataaaagagCAACTCGCCAAGCACTTGTTTCTACACTTCAAGAAAAAGTTGCAAAACAAGCATCAACTACTAACCCACAGCCTGCTCAAGTTTAA
- a CDS encoding Exosome complex component RRP45 — protein MRDDPLSTQECEFYQKSFRENSRFDNRSNLDHSNLSIMFGKELGTCFVTLGQTKILAKAVLSWSSTRENRKSSGFIEMFVSKGNLGSTKAEPLKLEGRHLEMLRCLEYVIRETDCVDVDSLCIRIKETCLQLRIDIHIIDDFGGLCDAGSIAVIGALKHCYVPMYETTAECDYIYNDLYKYGKPLTVFHTPIATTFGLWNDTGICVVEPTNREEMALDGQVVISVNNRSEVCGIYQINQIDINASKMSELIQIAEKRTKFVTEVLNNALVQDATNRKQGVPVKPFHSLIDLNSINTFVM, from the coding sequence ATGAGGGATGATCCTCTATCAACGCAAGAATGtgaattttatcaaaaatcaTTCAGGGAAAATTCACGTTTTGATAATAGATCTAATTTAGATCATAGTAATTTAAGTATAATGTTTGGTAAAGAGTTAGGGACATGTTTTGTTACACTTGGACAAACAAAAATTCTAGCTAAAGCAGTTTTAAGTTGGAGTTCAACACGTGAAAATAGAAAAAGTTCTGGATTTATTGAAATGTTTGTATCGAAAGGAAATTTAGGTAGTACAAAGGCTGAACCTTTAAAATTAGAAGGAAGACATTTAGAAATGTTACGATGTCTTGAATATGTTATCCGGGAGACAGATTGTGTTGATGTCGATAGTTTGTGTATACGTATTAAAGAGACCTGTCTTCAGCTACGTATTGATATTCATATAATAGATGACTTTGGTGGTTTATGTGATGCTGGTAGTATTGCTGTAATTGGTGCTTTAAAACATTGTTATGTACCAATGTACGAAACAACGGCAGAATGTGATTATATTTACAACGATCTCTATAAATATGGAAAACCTTTGACGGTTTTTCATACACCAATTGCAACAACTTTTGGTTTATGGAATGACACTGGGATATGTGTTGTTGAACCAACAAATCGTGAGGAAATGGCATTAGATGGGCAAGTTGTTATATCTGTAAATAATCGTAGTGAAGTATGTGGAATTTACCAAATCAATcaaattgatataaatgCTTCTAAAATGTCAGAACTAATACAAATTGCCGAAAAAAGAACTAAATTTGTTACTGAAGTTCTTAACAATGCTCTAGTACAAGACGCAACAAATAGGAAACAAGGAGTTCCTGTAAAGCCATTCCACTCTTTGATTGACCTTAACTCTATTAATACTTTTGTAATGTGA